From Larus michahellis chromosome 8, bLarMic1.1, whole genome shotgun sequence, one genomic window encodes:
- the RNF2 gene encoding E3 ubiquitin-protein ligase RING2, producing MSQAVQTNGTQPLSKTWELSLYELQRTPQEAITDGLEIVVSPRSLHSELMCPICLDMLKNTMTTKECLHRFCADCIITALRSGNKECPTCRKKLVSKRSLRPDPNFDALISKIYPSRDEYEAHQERVLARISKHNNQQALSHSIEEGLKIQAMNRLQRGKKQQIENGSGAEDNGDSSHCSNASTHSNQEAGPSNKRTKTSDDSGLELDNNNTTVAIDPVMDGASEIELVFRPHPTLMENDDSAQTRYIKTSGNATVDHLSKYLAVRLALEELRSKGESNQMNLDTASEKQYTIYIATANGQFTVLNGSFSLELVSEKYWKVNKPMELYYAPTKEHK from the exons ATGTCTCAAGCCGTGCAGACGAATGGGACGCAACCTTTGAGCAAAACGTGGGAGCTCAGTTTGTACGAATTGCAACGAACGCCTCAG GAAGCGATCACTGATGGCTTGGAAATAGTGGTGTCACCGAGGAGCCTGCACAGTGAACTGATGTGTCCCATCTGTCTGGATATGTTGAAGAACACCATGACGACAAAAGAATGTTTGCATCGCTTCTGTGCTGACTGCATCATTACAGCCCTCAGGAGTGG CAACAAAGAGTGTCCCACCTGTCGTAAAAAGCTAGTTTCAAAGAGATCACTGAGACCAGATCCCAATTTTGATGCTCTCATCAGTAAAATTTATCCAAGCCGAGATGAATACGAAGCTCATCAGGAGAGGGTGCTCGCCAGAATCAGCAAGCACAACAACCAGCAAGCTTTAAGTCACAGCATCGAGGAGGGATTAAAGATTCAGGCTATGAACAG GCTACAGAGGGGCAAGAAACAGCAGATTGAGAATGGCAGCGGAGCAGAAGACAATGGTGACAGCTCACACTGCAGCAATGCCTCAACGCACAGCAATCAGGAAGCGGGGCCCAGCAACAAGAGGACCAAAACCTCGGATGATTCTGGGCTAGAACTGGACAATAACAACACAACTGTGGCAATAGACCCCGTCATGGATGGTGCTAGTGAAATCGAATTAGTCTTCAGGCCTCACCCGACCCTCATGGAGAATGATGACAGCGCACAGACGAG ATACATCAAGACCTCAGGCAATGCCACCGTCGATCACTTGTCCAAGTACCTGGCCGTGAGATTGGCTTTGGAGGAGCTTCGTAGCAAAGGAGAATCAAACCAGATGAACCTCGACACGGCCAGCGAGAAGCAGTACACCATTTACATTGCTACGGCCAATGGGCAGTTCACT GTATTAAATGGGTCATTCTCCTTGGAACTGGTCAGTGAGAAGTACTGGAAAGTGAACAAACCTATGGAACTGTACTACGCACCAACAAAGGAACACAAATAA